In the Triticum aestivum cultivar Chinese Spring chromosome 2B, IWGSC CS RefSeq v2.1, whole genome shotgun sequence genome, taccatcgggcctaagcttctttttgaacacccacttacatcccagttgtttgcaaccatagggacggtcagtgatctcccatgtcccgttagccataatggaatccatcttgctacggaacgcatccttccagtagtcagcttctggagaggcatacgcttctgaaatagaagtgggagtatcatccatgaggtacacgaagaaaccatcaccaaaggtctttgcagttctttgtctcttgcccctaccaagggtttcctcgtcatcctcctcaggattttcatcatgtgtttgttcataatattccatagggatggcaggttcaggagtctcctcagattcctgtctagaagtgctttgcatatctctcatagtaaaaatatcctcaaagaatgtagcatccttagactccataattgtaccgaccttctggtcaggtacctcagatttcactactagcaatctatagccaacgctgttcttagcgtagcccaaattaacgcagtccacagtctttggtccaagcttacgctttttggggatcaatacattgactttcaccaaacagccccaagtacgcaagtacgagagttttgtccttctctttgccaatttctcatagggagtgatctcattatcctttgtcggaactttattcaggacatgacatgccgtcaatatagcctccccccaccatgccttggataaacccgatgtatctaacatggtgttaaccaaatcagttagagtatggtttttccgctcggcaaccccgtttgattggggtgaatagggaggcatcctctcatgaataatgcaaTGTTCCgaacagaaggaatcaaactcactcgagaagtactctccaccacgatctgaccagACTCATTTAATTTaattttcaagttgattctcaacttccgctttatagattttaaagtagtgtagagcctcatctttagtatttaacagatacacatagcaatatctagtggaatcatctatcaatgtcatgaagtatttctttgcacctttagtcaacacatcattcatctcacaaagatcagaatgtatgagttttAATGGTGCCATGTGTCTCTCCTCtgcggccttgtgaggcttgcgaggttgcttagcttgcacacatgaaaggcacttagaacctttggctaaagtgaaactcgggattaaatccaacttgactagccgcgtcataacaccgaaactaatgtgacaaagacgtcaatgccaaacttcagattcattaacattcgaatgaatatggttcacgactttattacaaaaatctgcgagggaaaggcggaacatccctccgctctcataaccttttccaacaaagagtccatatttcgtaacaactaatttattagactcgaaaaccaacttaaacccttctctacatagaaggtagccactaacgaggttcttcttgatggcggggacatgctgcacgttcttcagctgcacgatccttcccgaagtaaacttcagatcgaccgtgccaacaccatgaacacaagcattcgcgccattccccatcaatacggacccatgacctgtgacctggtaagaagtgaacaatgaaaagtcagcacacatatgaacacctgcacatgtgtccacccaccaatcggtaggctgaaacactgaaaaaacagtaaataaattaccgtacccagatgcaccattatcattgttgcccacaatcatgttgacggacttggagtcctgtcctgacttcttaaacttgtttgggcactttgttggcccaatgttcaaccgaaccacaaggaaagcagccctcatccttcttgttctttttGAAGGTCTTCTTACTCTTCTttttaaagtcggtattgtgttggacaccgttctttcccttgggcttgtgggagttgaagttcttctggttcaccatgttggcgacaaaagtcccttcggccccttttccgtgcgagtcttttgcccttgaattctgctcaacactcagatggccaatgacatcctccacagagaattcacgcctctgatgtttcagagtggtggcaaagttcctccaggaattagggagcttagcgattatgcagcccatgacaaacttgcccggtaactcgcacttaagaagctcaagctccttaacaatgcatattatctcatgagcctgctccaatacaggacggttttcaaccatcttgtaatcgtggaactggtGTATAATATACATCTTGCTCCcggcatcggcggccccgaacttagattcgagcgcctcccacaagtccttggtgACATGCACATGTagatatgcgtcgaccagtttatctccgatcacgctaagaactgctccgagaaacacaacggtggcctccttgaacgccttctcctgttcaggagcaatcgttcccgtggagacaccggtgacccagaacacgttcatagccgtgagccataaagtggtcttagtctgccaacgcataaaatacgtaccggtaaacttatatggtttcagtgcagcggcaaagccactttccgaaaaattcctacacataataggtttttggattgttgagaaaataggcaatttctcgattaaattaatccacgagtaaatcactaacATGGCATATTCAGTCAATCTAGCACATACTACGCTGATTGCAGAAAGATCTACATATAACGCTAGCATGACTAAAACAGAAAACAATAGGAGCGGGATAAACAAGTTATActctccagtaggccatgcagaggccgtggcgttggtggcagcagcggcgtcctcggcggccttcttgtcggcttcagctttctcggcggcggcacgtttgGCGTCGgaggacatggtgatgatgaaggcgacgcggacgtaaaGGAAGTAGACGATttgaagcgagcagtcgcgtaatcgctgcccaaaaacctattcgcccctcaccccgtacaagaaccagaagggcgtggtttcggagacctgctctctcGTCGACCGTGTATGCGGCGGACGAGATGGAGTCAGCGGAGGCAGTagcagcaagggaacgacggtgggcgtgcgcgtggaaCAGATGACACCGCACACTTACATaaacgcagccgcgtggagagacgtgggctcgacccacgtccgagtccgtgacagctcacgatccgacgtctcagatcgtggcccaggtgtcagagaactctccgttagtgactggcaaaaataagcgcgtaggtgtgagcttggctcaatcccgcaacccgcggcgcggcgggcggcggaggagtagTGCGCGATGGCCTCTTCTCTtatcaagctccaatagcatgtagaagagaaacccttatacggaggtccaactcctcttccacttccggagtgggactaaacttcccactacacctagtgtcATATAACTTACATGGGCCCTTatagatttttcagaaattgctatatgggtctagagcccatctcaaatttcagcaattgACACCTGGGACAGGAGGAAACATCGTCCAGGTTGCGACAATCACCCAGAGGAAGAAGGTCGACGCAGGAAGGAACTCATGATCTGCGGACAATCAGCCATGTGTGCATTCTCGCAAATGAGAGAGTGTCGGCCTACTAGAGGGGGAAAGTTAGCATGCAAGTCCACTGTGAAGGGTGGGGGATGTTGTTGAATAAGGAGTACTGTTTATGAGACTCAGCCTGCGCTTATCACCAAAACTATTAAAGCAAATTGAAAAGGAGTTATGCAAGGTTCAAATATATTCTTCCGTAGCGTAGGAAATCACATGCAAAATTCACGGACGTCATGCTTGCCAAACTTCTTGATTGCTTTCTTATTTTCGCCAACATGCACACCGCACGTGTGTCCACAATGTTTGTTCTTTTCTTGGATTATTAGGATTGTAAACAAAATTAGAACTAATTAATTAGCATTCAAAGGTCTTATTGTTTATACCAATCGACTGTTTATTGCATCTTAATTAACAGAGTCCCTTTGGCTCTAGTATGTCAATTAACCGTTTATTGTGTATTAATTCCCCACAGATCCATGACTATATGGACGAACTGTTTTGGCGACTACGACATCGTAGAGTGATTTCTGTGTGTGGGGCTGGAGGTGACACATCAACtgttgggtttagtcccacatcggttgTGGGGGGAGACATAACACGATTTATAAGGGTAGGGGTGTCCCCTCCTAACAGGCTAGTCTTTTGGGGGGAGAGGGCCCAAGGCCTGTCATAAGTCGGTGTTGCTCTCCGGTTGGGCCTGGTTGACGCATGTGGGTCGGAAACGCTGGTGTAGCGGACCCGGAATTGCGTAACAAGTGGTATCGGAGCCCAGGTGCCCGGAATGAATCTCGGTAGACTCACGGGTGGTCGGTCATGGTTGGTGGGCTGGAAACGCTGGTGTTAGCGGGCCCATGGATGACCGATGTGTGAGGGGGAGAttgttgggtttagtcccacatcggttgTGGGGGGAGACATAACACGATTTATAAGGGCAGGGGTGTCCCCTCCTAACAGGCTAGTCTTTTGGGGGGAGAGGGCCCAAGGCCTGTCATAAGTCGGTGTTGCTCTCCGGTTGGGCCTGGTTGACGCATGTGGGTCGGAAACGCTGGTGTAGCGGACCCGAAATTGCGTAACATCAACTCTCTTAAAAAAAAGTGTACAACGGCATAAAGCATCAGCTTTTGGGATTCAGGGAGGTTGGAAAATTGACTATTACGTATGGGTGGACGTACCCCATCCATTCAATGAGATGGAATTTATGCGCTTGTTCAAGGGATTGTTTCCGGATCTGGATGGCTACGAAGATGCGGATGAAGGGCCCGctgaaaaaaaatgcattttctttATAAACGGTCTGCAATCCGCGGAGCAGTGGGAGTTTATAAAACTCTTCGTGGAGGGGAATACTGAGAGTCGTATCATCCTTATTGCAAATGAAGAAAATGTCTCCAACCACTTTGTAGAACATCTGGAAGCCAACAACGCTGTTCATCCCTTGACCAAGGTATTATAATCTTCACTGTCAGTGTTGACAGATAATTTTATATATTCATAAAAAATTAAGTACATCATGCGGTAGTCACTGATGTACGAACATTGTTTAACCATCTGTTGCATCGTATCGCATTCTCTCCACCTCTAACGACCAAAACACTGCAAAGTAAACAGCAGCGGAAATCTTTGTAGTCCTCTCCAAATTAGTTGTACTGATTCTGGTGCCGGAGGCATGAAATTTAacaatctctctccctctctcccacgcacaaacacacacacacacacacacacatgcaggcCTCTGACTACTATGGATATGGAGATAACAAGGTGGCTTCTCGAAGTATCTTTTTGTCCAACAGAATGGAAGTGAGTCGTATATTCGTGGATTCTCAACAGGACGTGGCTGGTACGATATGGCGTACTCTAGATGGTACTGGGGTCAGCTCGGTATGGGGCATTGCTGGTGTTGGGAAATCAACTCTCGTGAAAGTCAGATACCAAGACCTCAAGAAAGATTCGCGTTGGTCTAGAAACCTTTACTTGGAAAGGTTTGCATGGGTCGATGTGCCGGCTGGTCCATTTGATTTGGTGGAATTTTCTCGGCTCTTACTTCTGGATTTCCATCACTGTGATCTTGAGGCCATGGAAGCTGCAGCAATTGGTATTATGCAGGGTCAGGACCCAATTCAAGGGTGCCGTGAAATTCTGCGTCAAGACGGGTATCTCGTCATTATTGATGGTCTGCGGTCCACACATGACTGGGACTTGATCGAAACTGTGTTTTTATCCCAGCCTACTAAAAAAGCCAAAATAGTTGTCATCACAACTGAAGAAAGCATCGCCAAACATTGTGTCAAGCCGCAGGCAAATGAAGTGATCAATGTCAAATGTCTAGAGGATGCCGATGCCTGTCTTATCTTCAACAAGGTACGTTTAATTGCTCTGAAGCACTGCTCTATTTCAAGCAATTTTGTATtaatttttttctagaaaatagGGGTCTTTTTTCTAGCGGAGTTCAGATACATACATGATACAGCTATGTCGCACAATTCTTCGACCAAATGTCCATGAATACAAAATGTGGTGTGCTTCAGTACACCCACTTAAAATTCCCCTAGAAGGTTAATTAGTACATCCTTAATTATCTAAAACTTATCAAGATTTCGATTAATAATTAAGGGCCACCTGCGAACTGCAACCGGCCGTAGTGTTTTTTTAGAATCATCGTGCTACTTTTATTGATTACCACATAGCTGGGATTTCGTCCGAAATAAGTTGCAAGATACAATCAGGTGGCTCTTGAAACCAAGTCCTGCGCACCTCAAAACTTACACCCTCTCTAGCTAAGACACGCGCAGCACGATTACCCGACCTCCTTGCCGAGTAGATTTCAGCAGGGTCTTGATGTCCTCTACGAACAGCCCCACAGCATAGATATTTCTTGTTTGATCGTTTATCATATGTGCTACGTTCTTGCTGTCCACCTCAACATGCACCTTCGCCGCACCAATCTGCACCGCCATCTGAATGGCATTGTGACTGGCCAAGACCTCAGCAGTTTCAGGGTCCGACACGCCAGGGAATACGACGTTCGCGCCACCCCTAAATGCACCATCGTGGTCCCGCAgaaccactcctcctcctcctctatctTTAAGCTTTGCCATTGCTTCATCCGAGTTTGCCTTGATCCATCCCTTCTCCGGGGGACACCATTTGACGGCTAGTGCCGCTGATGGCGTTTTTACTCCGCGCTCATGGACCTCAGCCCTTTCACAAACATGACGTCGGCAACTTCCATAGGATCAGCAATACGTTTTCCATCTCTTGCTTCATTCCTAGCCAACCAAAGCCCGTAGGCAGCCTGAATCAGTAGTTCCTTATCCTCCTCCTTAGCCTCAACGAACCATTTCAACAGCCAAGATACGAGCTCGCCATGGGGTCTGCCCAACACCGGAACCCCCTTCTCAGAGCCCAAAAACATCCAGAACATGGCCGAGTGCGGACACGCCCAAAACCGGTGATATACCGTCTCTTCCCGTCCGCATGCCGGGCAGAAAATTCCAGGCTTGATTCTACGCCTATGTAATTCAGACGCAGTTTTGTGTAGCTCGAGCTACATGGTACCTACTATCTTGTCCCTTTATTTTACAGTACACTACATAGGGATATGAGCTATGTGAGCAGATCTTGTCAGTAATTAGCAGGGAAGCAACAGTGCGACGCCCCACCCTAGGCCAGACACACATCCTTCGTAATACACCGGCGTCAGCGTCACAGTGATGGGCCTCGCTCACACGCAACTCCACTGCTTCACATGCAGCAACCTGACTGACGCATCACATCAGGTATCACTGTTCACCACACTCTCCTCCCTCTTTTTTCTGAACGTCCACACTCTCTTTCTTGTGTGAATCTTACTAATGACATGCAGCACATGCATATGTGTGTGGAAAAGTCTGAAAGTTTTTCATACTCTTCTTAAATGGGGTTGGCACGTAACCTTTTTCTCTCTCATCTCTCACACTGTTTCACAACATCTCTCTCAGTAGTTTGGCCGCGTGCGTGTCAGTTTTGCTATGAAAGTGGAAAGTGACATTTGCCTGCGATAAGTTGTAGTATTTCGGCTTGCATGTGCAGCATGCCCAGTGTCTTGTACACTGCAAAGTTGTTGCATGTCAGCGACTGCTGCATGCGAACCTATGAAATTTGACCAGCATTGAACGCGAGACCGAGGGGACAGGACAGGACAGCGCCTGCAACTCTACTTTGCATCAAACAATTCACGCTGCTTTCGTACACATCCCAAAGCAGAACGAATGGTGTTGATAAGAGGAATCGTGTAGGCCGAGCTAGCAAGAAACTTTGCGAAATTCAGACCCGGCGTCCAGCCCATTCTTTATCAGACGCCACATGTGAATCTTGGCTTTACCCGGCGCATTAGTGTGCCACAAAGCTAGCCAACACTTGTGGCTTATCACCGATGACGAGGACTCCGGCCGTCCAGAGCTCGATTTTTTCAGAGACATGCACAGATGATAAGCTGATCGCACATTGAACTGGCCAGATGTTGTGTGATTCCACGCCAGAAAATCAGAACTGTCTGGCCCTCTAATCACCACTTGTTTTATATCACATGCATCGTCTGGAGTGAACATCATATCTATCTTGCCATCATCCCATGCAGTACCTTCAGCATCCATTAAATCCCGGAACCTGATAATTCCATGCACATACTGTTGACCAAGCTGTTACAATAAAACCGAGGCCACCGTCAattatccgaggaccaagcaatcatactagcacgacaccgagatttattaacgaggttcaccgatatggctacatatctggggcctgactatgggcgctcctccccatgatacTGCTACAATACCGCACTCGGTCGCCCTGtacgccggcacatgccgccggcttcccctgcgttcctgtgctattatgttggcatagattacatcgtgtatctaccctcgctatataagagaggcctagaatatacaagtgttctacttggacacgagtccatatcctatctaaacataaTACAATttcaagtccaactgtaacctaccttgtacacaatattcgacacaactgtAACAAATTTCACCTTGACGAATATTCTCCATCATtttgaattcgtcaatgcgtcaaacttctatgtacattggacttgagcttatcctatgagcaccgctgctattccaaagactccatatgactccacctgcaacttgtagtcccttttttgttgaccacggtcaacactcgagcaaaattaagtttctTGTTACTCTAACTTGTGCTCTCAACTTCCAGAGTATCCATCCAATGCCATCACACACtaatcactgacctgcgtgaaagtgaacaacttacatattgggtgtcacacataagagttatctGAACttaacatcaccgctcctttcttaaCCGTCTGTCTGAAATTTGaaagaatttcaccattgcttgtagtcatcctgaGTCAAATTCGCAATTATCTtgccacatgtatgaccaccagagcactggcccgtctccatgtcatGCATACCttacgcctcgccgctattaccgcgttgagtctccgctgtcccggtcgagtctcaagggccacgcacccacaccactcaacccccacttcagagtaccaccgatcatcaccgaccgatgacgagtttcacacttccatcagaccactgggctccagtccgaactgcgtgtcactcgctttttccccgctgaataggcttcgactctccgtCGACTTATGCCGCAACCCCTCAATCAGCACCGAATGAAGTCCTCCAGACTCCAGcttcaccttcaacatgactccatggtagatgatcagtccacccccgCGCCTCATCGACTTCAAGATCCGTGTATACACCACCTTAAATCAATCCCGCtgcatagtcttgtcgaagccacacaagccctcgggcctgcgccacgtgttgccacgtccagaagtcggtcaccatcaacaccacgctcctatgtcgtggtcgctgatcccaccaccgtcttctgtatcaACCGGCTCACGTCGATCTGGCAGACAGTCCTGTCCGACCCAGGCTCGCAAATCATCTTCGGCAAATGCTAATCCATCACATGATACTTTCATCTTAGCTGCTTGACttcccgcaacgccttcaagcatccctgtCGTGCAAATAATTTTTCATCCTTGTCTACCATAACCCAAGGTTTTTAGTTccgtgaacttctccacctcaaacctagTACTCGATGGCGCCACAGTTCTTTGTATGGCTGACCTGCAAAAATTTATCCGAGCTTTCCACGCGATGTCCCAAGTACACAAACAAAACCTTGGCGTACTATTTAAGGAAACCAAATATTTCTTTGGACTTCACGTGATGCTTCCTTGGCTTCAGCTTCCCATGCTCAGCTTGCTTTGCCAAAGTCAACGCTTCCTGCCAATTCCGATGGATGCCAACGTAATGGGTTATTTCTCTGGCCAAATTGATCTGCTGCCTCTCGTGTCTTTGTCTCCTTTGCCGGCTGCTGCCGCTCCTATTAACCAACGTGCAGGTCTCCGCAACAGAGACGAGGAGAAGAGAGAAGACGGACAGCAACGACCCACGCCTCTCGTCCTCCCGCTAGGGTTTTCCCCGCTGTCGCCGGCCTCCTAACGCCGCCGGCCACCGGCGCGGGCGCCCCAGCGCCTCCcccgtccccctccccctccactctTCCTCCCCGtaccacccccctccccccgcatcGCCCCCCGAGTGGGGCGACCGGGGCGGCTCCCCTACCGCGCCGCCTAGTCCGCCCCGTACCTCCTCCTCCTGTCGCTACCGCCGGCACGGCGTCGTGGCCTGGCTGGCGGTGGCGGCCCCCTGCTCTGCCCGGTGCAGATTCTCGGCTCTGGCAGCGTTTTCGGCGGCGGTGTTCCTTGGCCTACGGCGGCCCAACGGCCTGGTGGCGGCTGGCGGCGACCTGTCGCAGTGGTGGCGATGCCCTTTGGCGGCGGGATGGCGCAGGTCAGTCGGCGGCGCAAACCCGGCCCAAGTCTGGGCCCtatgggccccatctgggtcctagcgggccggtcTTGGCATTGCCTCGCTGCTCTCTCCACGGTGATGAGGTGGAGCGGCTCGGACGGCGGGCGGCGACGCCATTGGCACATCTTCTGCAACGCGAAGGCCGGG is a window encoding:
- the LOC123042938 gene encoding uncharacterized protein, translating into MEFMRLFKGLFPDLDGYEDADEGPAEKKCIFFINGLQSAEQWEFIKLFVEGNTESRIILIANEENVSNHFVEHLEANNAVHPLTKASDYYGYGDNKVASRSIFLSNRMEVSRIFVDSQQDVAGTIWRTLDGTGVSSVWGIAGVGKSTLVKVRYQDLKKDSRWSRNLYLERFAWVDVPAGPFDLVEFSRLLLLDFHHCDLEAMEAAAIGIMQGQDPIQGCREILRQDGYLVIIDGLRSTHDWDLIETVFLSQPTKKAKIVVITTEESIAKHCVKPQANEVINVKCLEDADACLIFNKVRLIALKHCSISSNFVLIFF